The Pseudomonas parafulva genome window below encodes:
- a CDS encoding tetratricopeptide repeat protein, with translation MKFRVSSQADCPNTGPSVFSKRFSLKVALWLLDSPRLGVKPSVKHLAGRLLKQPARRGVVVAQSRLGQLLCRDCGNARDRRIGHELLRQAARAGDGLAQLEYARLCLPQDAEQARHWLELAAGQGSQDAQRLLERLHP, from the coding sequence ATGAAGTTTCGTGTCTCCTCCCAAGCCGATTGCCCTAATACGGGACCGAGCGTCTTTTCCAAACGCTTTTCGCTGAAAGTCGCTCTCTGGCTACTCGACAGCCCCCGCCTGGGCGTCAAGCCCAGCGTCAAGCACTTGGCCGGACGCCTGCTCAAACAGCCGGCGCGTCGGGGCGTGGTGGTTGCCCAGAGTCGCTTGGGACAGTTGCTGTGCCGCGATTGCGGCAATGCACGCGACCGACGCATCGGTCACGAGCTGTTGCGTCAGGCGGCTCGGGCTGGGGATGGACTTGCCCAACTCGAATACGCCCGTCTGTGCCTGCCGCAGGATGCCGAGCAAGCGCGGCATTGGCTGGAACTGGCGGCCGGGCAGGGTTCGCAGGATGCGCAGCGATTGCTCGAGCGCCTGCATCCCTAG
- a CDS encoding OmpP1/FadL family transporter: MKTVMLKTSLGVAIAVASSQLFASGFALNEQSVSGMGTGFAGRSSAADDASTIYGNPAGMSRLKREQVTVGGAAVIAKSDISGRGSNLGGETDGDMVPVVGVPMGYYVKPLDDHWSVGFGVYVPFGLVTDYGSDDAARYWGKKSHVEVVTFQPTISYAFNDKVSIGFGPTINRIKGELGSNTINPFTPGRNDGEVKIKGDDTAVGYNIGVMVQATDRTRLGLTYHSMVDYKLEGKTRVNNPLIGPFSGSKFDAELKIKTPESVDFSVTHELDDQWTLYAGSTWTRWSRLKDITVNNEVPAPLAAQFGTISEEQNWHDTWAHAVGASYKVNKEWTLRTGFTVDQSPTNNQDRSPRIPTGDRKIFSLGAGYSPTDDVTIDVAYSYLWEEDTKVNLASRTKGSYQAKYENSAHGIGASLTYRF; encoded by the coding sequence ATGAAAACAGTCATGCTCAAAACCTCCCTCGGCGTCGCAATCGCGGTCGCCTCTAGCCAACTCTTCGCCAGCGGTTTCGCGCTCAACGAGCAAAGCGTCAGTGGTATGGGGACAGGTTTCGCGGGTCGTTCTTCGGCTGCTGACGACGCCAGCACCATCTACGGTAACCCTGCCGGCATGTCGCGCCTCAAGCGCGAACAGGTCACCGTAGGGGGCGCGGCAGTCATCGCCAAATCTGATATATCCGGTCGCGGCAGCAACCTGGGCGGGGAAACCGACGGTGACATGGTGCCGGTGGTCGGTGTGCCGATGGGTTATTACGTCAAGCCGCTCGACGACCACTGGAGCGTGGGCTTCGGCGTCTACGTGCCCTTCGGCCTGGTGACCGACTACGGCAGCGATGACGCTGCGCGCTATTGGGGCAAGAAGAGCCACGTTGAAGTGGTGACCTTCCAACCGACCATCAGCTATGCCTTCAACGACAAGGTGTCCATCGGTTTCGGTCCGACCATCAACCGGATCAAGGGTGAATTGGGTTCCAATACCATCAACCCCTTTACGCCGGGCCGCAACGATGGCGAAGTCAAGATCAAGGGTGACGACACGGCGGTCGGCTACAACATCGGTGTGATGGTGCAAGCCACTGACCGCACCCGTCTGGGCCTGACCTATCACTCGATGGTCGACTACAAGCTCGAAGGCAAGACCCGCGTCAACAACCCATTGATCGGACCATTCAGCGGTAGCAAGTTCGACGCCGAGCTGAAGATCAAGACACCTGAGTCGGTGGACTTCTCGGTCACCCACGAACTCGACGATCAGTGGACCCTCTATGCGGGCAGCACCTGGACGCGTTGGAGCCGGTTGAAAGACATCACCGTCAACAACGAGGTGCCTGCGCCGCTGGCAGCTCAATTCGGCACCATCAGCGAAGAGCAGAATTGGCACGACACCTGGGCGCATGCTGTGGGTGCTTCTTACAAGGTCAACAAGGAATGGACCTTGCGTACTGGCTTTACCGTCGACCAGTCGCCGACCAACAACCAGGATCGTTCGCCGCGCATCCCTACCGGCGATCGCAAGATCTTCAGCCTGGGGGCGGGTTACAGCCCGACCGACGACGTGACCATCGATGTGGCGTATTCCTACCTGTGGGAGGAAGACACCAAGGTGAACCTGGCCAGCCGGACCAAAGGGAGCTATCAGGCCAAGTATGAGAACAGCGCTCACGGGATTGGTGCTTCGCTGACTTATCGGTTCTGA
- a CDS encoding glutathione peroxidase: protein MRLRWLAVPLAFTAVASSWAADCPALLQGSLPELRGKGQVDLCQRYAGKPLVVINTASYCGFAPQFEGLEATYKAYHDQGLEMLGVPSNDFKQEDADSEKTAKVCYANYGVTFTMTKTQAVRGDDAIPLFAELARQSSAPKWNFYKYVVDRRGKVIGQFSSLTKPDDPAFVGAIEKAIGSRP, encoded by the coding sequence ATGCGCCTTCGCTGGCTTGCAGTGCCCTTGGCCTTTACGGCTGTCGCCTCCAGTTGGGCGGCCGACTGTCCAGCGTTGTTGCAGGGTAGCCTGCCGGAATTGCGGGGCAAGGGGCAGGTGGATCTTTGCCAGCGCTATGCGGGCAAACCGCTGGTGGTGATCAATACGGCCAGCTATTGCGGGTTCGCTCCGCAGTTCGAAGGATTGGAGGCGACCTATAAGGCCTATCATGACCAGGGTTTGGAAATGCTGGGAGTGCCCTCCAATGATTTCAAACAGGAAGACGCTGATAGCGAGAAAACGGCCAAGGTGTGTTATGCCAATTATGGCGTGACCTTTACCATGACCAAGACTCAGGCGGTGCGGGGGGATGATGCCATTCCGTTATTTGCTGAGTTGGCCAGGCAGAGTAGTGCGCCGAAGTGGAATTTCTATAAGTATGTGGTGGATCGTCGGGGGAAGGTGATTGGGCAGTTTTCCAGTCTGACTAAACCGGATGATCCGGCGTTTGTTGGGGCTATTGAGAAGGCGATTGGGTCTAGGCCTTAG
- a CDS encoding MFS transporter encodes MTSLWRTSGWVLLGAALILALSLGVRHGFGLFLAPMSTDFGWGREVFAFAIALQNLIWGLAQPFAGALADRLGAARVVIVGGILYALGLVLMGMADSLWSLSLSAGLLIGIGLSGTSFSVILGVVGRAVAPQQRSLAMGIASAAGSFGQFVMLPGTLGLIQWLGWSAALLVLGLLVALIVPLVSMLRDRPLPRLDGEQTLGQALREACSHSGFWLLALGFFVCGFQVVFIGVHLPAYLVDQHLPASTGTTVLALVGLFNVVGTYTAGWLGGRLSKPRLLTSLYLLRAVVIGLFLLAPVTTFSAYLFGIAMGLLWLSTVPLTNGTVATVFGVRNLSMLGGIVFLLHQLGAFLGGWMGGVVYDRTGSYDVVWQISILLSVLAAALNWPVRERPVARLQEAAA; translated from the coding sequence ATGACTTCCCTCTGGCGAACCAGTGGCTGGGTGCTGCTTGGCGCTGCGTTGATCCTGGCGCTGTCGCTTGGCGTGCGCCACGGTTTCGGTTTGTTCCTGGCGCCGATGAGCACCGACTTCGGCTGGGGCCGTGAAGTCTTCGCCTTCGCCATTGCCTTGCAGAACCTGATCTGGGGCTTGGCCCAGCCTTTCGCCGGTGCCTTGGCCGACCGCCTGGGCGCGGCGCGCGTGGTGATCGTCGGTGGCATTCTCTATGCCCTGGGGCTGGTGCTGATGGGTATGGCCGACTCGCTGTGGTCGTTGTCGCTCAGCGCTGGGCTGCTGATCGGTATCGGTCTTTCGGGCACCTCGTTCTCGGTGATCCTGGGCGTGGTGGGCCGCGCGGTAGCCCCTCAGCAGCGCAGTCTGGCCATGGGCATCGCCAGCGCGGCGGGATCGTTCGGTCAGTTCGTCATGCTGCCCGGCACGCTTGGCCTGATCCAATGGTTGGGCTGGTCGGCGGCGCTGCTGGTGCTGGGTTTGCTGGTGGCGTTGATCGTGCCCTTGGTCAGTATGCTGCGTGACCGTCCGCTGCCTCGCCTGGATGGCGAACAGACCTTGGGTCAGGCACTGCGCGAGGCCTGCTCGCATTCGGGCTTCTGGCTACTGGCGCTGGGCTTCTTCGTCTGCGGGTTCCAGGTGGTGTTCATCGGCGTTCATCTGCCGGCCTATCTGGTCGACCAGCATTTGCCGGCAAGTACCGGGACTACGGTGCTGGCGCTGGTCGGGCTGTTCAATGTCGTCGGCACCTACACGGCCGGTTGGCTCGGCGGGCGGCTGTCCAAGCCGCGTCTGTTGACCAGTCTTTATCTGCTCAGGGCCGTGGTCATCGGGTTGTTCCTGTTGGCGCCGGTGACTACGTTCAGCGCTTACCTGTTCGGTATTGCCATGGGATTGCTGTGGCTGTCGACGGTGCCGCTGACCAATGGCACCGTGGCGACTGTGTTTGGGGTCCGCAACTTGTCCATGCTCGGTGGCATCGTGTTCCTGCTCCATCAACTAGGGGCATTCCTGGGAGGCTGGATGGGGGGTGTGGTGTACGACCGCACGGGCAGCTACGACGTGGTCTGGCAGATTTCCATCCTGCTCAGTGTGCTGGCGGCGGCGCTCAATTGGCCGGTGCGCGAGCGGCCGGTCGCGCGTCTGCAGGAGGCTGCGGCGTGA
- a CDS encoding glycoside hydrolase family 5 protein has translation MRDRLLASLLALTPLPALAADLIAFWDEPRHGANSFNRLPPDQAYFDALKGYGASWVRLSYDKWQPAGRDFLLGDADEYAGLAQADLQTLVAVLDRAHRSGLKVVIAPLSLPGMRWAQNNQNQFDDRLWQDKRYWEQSAAFWRDLAKALKDHPAVAAFNLVNEPAPEKRGGLAEHAALADMQRWYDQVQGSARDLPALSATLLEAIRTVDDKTPVMVDAGWYAAADAFGYWPTPLADSRVLYSVHMYEPYVATYAPSITGDRAYAYPGTVPFAAGTERWDKQRVADYLQQPVRWAQQHELPVSRLVVGEFGCMRRLAGCGAYLEDVLAALDRYRLHWAFYAFREDAWDGMDYELGTDKVSWRYWQAVEEGKPDPLSRHPGPLFQPILQRLGPGPQ, from the coding sequence ATGCGTGACCGACTGCTCGCCAGCTTGCTTGCCCTGACCCCGCTTCCGGCGTTGGCCGCCGACCTGATTGCGTTCTGGGACGAACCGCGCCACGGCGCCAACAGCTTCAATCGACTGCCGCCGGATCAAGCCTATTTCGACGCCTTGAAAGGCTACGGTGCGTCCTGGGTGCGATTGTCCTATGACAAGTGGCAGCCCGCAGGAAGGGATTTCCTGCTGGGAGATGCCGATGAGTACGCGGGTTTGGCTCAGGCCGATCTGCAGACCTTGGTGGCGGTGCTGGATCGTGCGCATCGCTCGGGCCTGAAAGTGGTCATCGCGCCCCTGTCGTTGCCGGGCATGCGCTGGGCGCAGAACAACCAGAACCAATTTGACGATCGTCTATGGCAGGACAAGCGCTACTGGGAGCAATCCGCGGCTTTTTGGCGCGATCTGGCCAAGGCGCTGAAGGATCATCCAGCGGTGGCTGCATTCAATCTGGTCAATGAACCAGCCCCTGAAAAGCGCGGCGGTCTGGCCGAGCATGCCGCGCTGGCTGACATGCAGCGCTGGTATGACCAAGTCCAAGGCAGTGCCAGGGATCTGCCCGCGTTGTCGGCCACGCTCTTGGAGGCTATCCGCACCGTGGACGACAAGACACCGGTGATGGTCGACGCTGGCTGGTACGCGGCGGCCGACGCTTTTGGCTATTGGCCCACGCCGTTGGCAGATAGCCGGGTGCTGTACAGCGTGCACATGTACGAACCTTACGTGGCCACGTACGCGCCGAGTATCACAGGCGATCGTGCATACGCGTATCCGGGCACCGTACCCTTCGCTGCGGGGACCGAGCGCTGGGACAAGCAACGCGTAGCCGACTACCTTCAGCAGCCCGTACGCTGGGCGCAGCAGCATGAATTGCCGGTATCACGACTGGTGGTGGGCGAGTTTGGCTGCATGCGCCGCTTGGCGGGCTGTGGCGCTTACCTGGAGGACGTGCTGGCGGCGCTCGATCGCTATCGCCTGCATTGGGCGTTTTATGCCTTTCGCGAAGATGCCTGGGATGGAATGGACTACGAGCTGGGTACGGACAAAGTTTCGTGGCGTTACTGGCAGGCAGTCGAGGAGGGTAAGCCGGACCCGTTGTCGCGACACCCGGGGCCATTGTTCCAGCCGATCCTGCAGCGCCTGGGCCCAGGCCCCCAATAG
- a CDS encoding adenosylcobinamide-GDP ribazoletransferase → MLPFWIALQFLSSLPVTLAGMPEPRQMGRSLLFYPAVGALFGVLLWAASALLHSTPAPLQAALLLALWVLLSGALHLDGLADSADAWLGGFGDRERTLQIMKDPRSGPIAVVTLMLVLLLKFCALWVLVERGAGAWLMLAPILGRTALLGLFLCTPYVRAGGLGAALAEHLPRRTARGVLAGSVAVCVVLGGWTAIGVALLALLVFVGLRRQMCRRLGGTTGDTAGALLELIELAVVVGLALAG, encoded by the coding sequence ATGCTGCCGTTCTGGATTGCCTTGCAGTTTTTGAGCAGCCTGCCGGTGACGCTGGCGGGCATGCCCGAGCCGCGGCAGATGGGACGTTCGCTGCTGTTCTACCCTGCAGTCGGGGCGTTGTTCGGCGTGTTGCTGTGGGCGGCCAGCGCGTTGTTGCACAGCACGCCGGCGCCGCTGCAGGCTGCCTTGCTGCTAGCGCTCTGGGTGCTGCTCAGTGGCGCGCTGCACCTCGATGGTCTGGCCGACAGCGCCGACGCCTGGCTGGGCGGCTTCGGCGATCGCGAGCGCACCTTGCAGATCATGAAGGATCCGCGCAGCGGGCCGATCGCTGTGGTCACGCTGATGCTGGTGCTGCTGCTCAAGTTCTGTGCCCTGTGGGTGCTGGTCGAGCGGGGAGCGGGTGCCTGGCTGATGCTGGCGCCGATCCTGGGGCGCACGGCCTTGCTCGGGCTGTTCCTGTGCACGCCTTATGTGCGGGCTGGCGGTCTGGGGGCGGCCTTGGCGGAACACCTGCCTAGGCGCACGGCGCGCGGAGTGCTAGCGGGAAGCGTGGCCGTCTGTGTAGTGCTTGGTGGCTGGACGGCGATAGGGGTGGCCCTGTTGGCGCTGCTGGTGTTCGTCGGGCTGCGTCGGCAGATGTGCCGGCGTCTGGGCGGCACCACGGGCGATACCGCTGGGGCTCTGCTGGAGTTGATCGAGTTGGCCGTCGTAGTCGGTTTGGCGCTGGCGGGCTGA
- the cobC gene encoding alpha-ribazole phosphatase family protein, with protein sequence MILDLLRHGETECGGGLRGSLDDALTAQGWAQMRAAVSEGGPWDVLVSSPLQRCARFAEELGERLALPVQVEAGVRELHFGEWEGRSAAQIMQTEADLLGRFWADPYGCTPPGGEPVSHFAERVQRSVEQLVRRYAGQRVLLVTHGGVMRLLLARARGLPREQLLQVEVGHGALRRLDVAADGQLTERA encoded by the coding sequence ATGATCCTCGACCTGCTGCGCCATGGCGAAACCGAATGCGGTGGGGGGCTGCGTGGCAGCCTGGACGATGCCCTGACCGCCCAGGGCTGGGCGCAGATGCGCGCAGCGGTGAGCGAGGGTGGTCCCTGGGACGTGCTGGTCAGCTCGCCCTTGCAGCGCTGCGCACGCTTCGCCGAGGAACTGGGCGAGCGCCTGGCGCTGCCGGTGCAGGTGGAGGCGGGGGTGCGCGAATTGCATTTCGGCGAGTGGGAGGGGCGCAGCGCGGCGCAGATCATGCAGACCGAAGCCGATCTGCTCGGGCGTTTCTGGGCCGATCCCTACGGCTGCACCCCGCCCGGCGGTGAGCCGGTCAGCCATTTCGCCGAGCGCGTGCAGCGCAGCGTCGAGCAGTTGGTGCGTCGATATGCGGGTCAGCGTGTGCTGCTGGTGACCCATGGCGGCGTCATGCGCCTGTTGTTGGCGCGCGCGCGTGGCTTGCCACGCGAGCAGCTGCTGCAGGTCGAGGTCGGGCACGGAGCGTTGCGGCGTCTGGACGTGGCGGCCGACGGCCAGTTGACGGAGCGGGCGTGA
- the cobT gene encoding nicotinate-nucleotide--dimethylbenzimidazole phosphoribosyltransferase, which yields MTSSWWLDACHPFDPDAMEQARARQQQLTKPAGSLGQLETLAVTLAGLQGCERPSLEHVAISLFAGDHGVVEEGISAYPQAVTGQMLRNFVGGGAAISVLARELRATLEVIDLGTVDPTLQLPGVHHLRLGAGTANFARQPAMSEAQLQAALGAGRDSALRAAKQGAQLFIGGEMGIGNTTAAAAVASALLGCAANLLSGPGTGLDSAGVHHKAEVIQRALALHALSGDEPLRVLACVGGFEIAALTGAYLACAQQGVAVLVDGFICSVAALLAVRLNPQCQPWLLFAHQGAEPGHRAVLEALQAQPLLALGLRLGEGSGAALAVPLMRLACALHGQMATFAEAAVADRPA from the coding sequence ATGACTTCCTCCTGGTGGCTCGATGCTTGCCATCCCTTCGACCCTGACGCCATGGAGCAGGCGCGCGCCCGTCAGCAGCAATTGACCAAGCCGGCCGGCTCGCTGGGCCAACTGGAAACCTTGGCGGTCACCCTCGCCGGTTTGCAAGGCTGCGAGCGGCCGAGCCTGGAACACGTGGCAATCAGCCTTTTCGCCGGTGACCATGGTGTGGTGGAGGAGGGCATCTCCGCCTATCCACAAGCCGTGACCGGGCAGATGCTGCGTAACTTCGTCGGTGGAGGCGCGGCGATCAGCGTACTGGCGCGCGAACTGCGCGCGACGCTGGAGGTGATCGACCTGGGTACTGTCGATCCCACCCTGCAACTGCCGGGCGTGCATCACCTGCGCCTGGGCGCTGGCACGGCCAACTTCGCCCGCCAGCCGGCGATGAGCGAGGCGCAATTGCAGGCGGCATTAGGCGCCGGCCGCGACAGCGCCCTGCGCGCTGCCAAGCAGGGCGCTCAGTTGTTCATCGGTGGTGAGATGGGCATCGGCAACACTACGGCCGCGGCAGCCGTGGCCAGCGCCTTGCTGGGCTGCGCGGCCAACCTGTTGAGCGGTCCGGGTACAGGCTTGGACAGCGCAGGCGTGCACCACAAAGCCGAGGTGATCCAGCGCGCGCTGGCGCTGCATGCGCTGTCTGGTGATGAGCCGTTGCGTGTCTTGGCCTGCGTCGGCGGCTTCGAGATCGCGGCATTGACTGGGGCCTATCTGGCCTGTGCCCAGCAGGGCGTGGCGGTGCTGGTGGACGGCTTCATCTGCAGTGTCGCCGCGCTGCTGGCCGTGCGCCTCAACCCGCAATGCCAGCCATGGCTGCTGTTCGCCCACCAGGGCGCGGAGCCAGGCCACCGCGCCGTGCTCGAAGCACTGCAGGCCCAGCCGCTGCTGGCCCTTGGTCTGCGCCTGGGTGAAGGCAGCGGTGCGGCGCTGGCGGTGCCGCTGATGCGCCTGGCATGCGCGCTGCACGGGCAGATGGCGACTTTCGCCGAAGCGGCCGTGGCGGACCGCCCGGCATGA
- the cobU gene encoding bifunctional adenosylcobinamide kinase/adenosylcobinamide-phosphate guanylyltransferase translates to MRNLILGGARSGKSRLAEQLAVASGLPVTYIATSEPLDGEMNERVRLHRERRPADWGLIEEPLALAQVLRAEAAEGRCLLVDCLTLWLTNLLMLDDAQRLAQERDALLDGLASLPGTLILVSNESGLGVVPMGELTRRYVDLAGWLHQAVAERCERVVLTVAGLPLTLKGPAL, encoded by the coding sequence ATGCGCAACCTGATTCTCGGCGGTGCCCGCTCGGGCAAGAGTCGCCTGGCCGAACAACTGGCCGTGGCCAGCGGCCTGCCGGTCACCTACATCGCCACCAGCGAGCCGCTGGACGGCGAGATGAACGAGCGCGTGCGCCTGCACCGCGAGCGTCGCCCGGCCGACTGGGGGCTGATCGAGGAGCCTTTGGCGCTGGCGCAGGTGTTGCGCGCCGAGGCGGCCGAAGGGCGCTGTCTGCTGGTGGACTGCCTGACCCTGTGGTTGACCAATCTGCTGATGCTCGACGATGCCCAGCGCCTGGCCCAGGAGCGTGACGCCCTGCTCGATGGCCTTGCCAGTCTGCCGGGCACGTTGATTCTGGTCAGCAACGAAAGCGGCCTGGGCGTAGTGCCCATGGGCGAGCTGACTCGTCGTTACGTCGACCTGGCCGGCTGGCTGCACCAGGCTGTGGCCGAGCGCTGCGAGCGTGTCGTGCTCACGGTCGCTGGCCTTCCTCTTACGCTTAAAGGACCTGCTCTATGA
- a CDS encoding cobyric acid synthase, translating into MTTLMVQGTTSDAGKSTLVTALCRWLLRQGVAVVPFKPQNMALNSAVTADGGEIGRAQAVQAQACNLAPHTDMNPVLLKPNSDTGAQVIVHGRAVTSMNAVAYHDYKAIALQAVLASHQRLSAAYPVVMVEGAGSPAEINLRAGDIANMGFAEAVDCPVILVADINRGGVFAHLVGTLELLSPSEQARVKGFVINRFRGDIALLQPGLDWLEQRTGKPVLGVLPYVTDLHLEAEDGIDRRQSTKGDRLLKVIVPVLPRISNHTDFDPLRLHPQVDVQFIGPGQPIPPADLIILPGSKSVRGDLAQLRACGWERAIARHLRYGGKLIGICGGLQMLGRHVHDPLGLEGPAGSSEGLGLFDYATVLEADKQLRNVSGVLSLEQAAVSGYEIHAGVTQGPALEQPALRLADGRADGALSADGQILATYLHGLFEGSDSCAALLRWAGLEAVERVDYHALRERDIERLADLVEQHLDTAHLRALCGVA; encoded by the coding sequence ATGACGACCCTCATGGTGCAAGGCACCACTTCCGATGCTGGCAAGAGCACCTTGGTCACCGCGTTGTGCCGCTGGCTGCTGCGCCAGGGCGTCGCCGTGGTGCCCTTCAAGCCACAGAACATGGCCCTCAACAGCGCCGTGACCGCCGACGGCGGCGAGATCGGCCGGGCCCAGGCGGTGCAGGCCCAGGCCTGCAACCTGGCGCCGCACACCGACATGAACCCGGTGCTGCTCAAGCCCAACAGCGATACCGGCGCGCAGGTGATCGTCCATGGCCGCGCGGTGACCAGCATGAACGCGGTCGCCTACCACGACTACAAAGCCATCGCCCTGCAAGCGGTACTGGCTTCGCACCAACGCCTGAGTGCGGCCTATCCCGTGGTGATGGTCGAAGGTGCCGGCTCGCCGGCCGAGATCAACCTGCGGGCCGGCGACATCGCCAACATGGGCTTCGCCGAGGCGGTGGACTGCCCGGTGATTCTGGTCGCCGACATCAACCGCGGCGGGGTCTTCGCCCATTTGGTCGGCACCTTGGAACTGCTTTCTCCGAGCGAGCAGGCGCGGGTGAAGGGGTTCGTCATCAACCGCTTTCGCGGTGACATCGCCTTGTTGCAGCCGGGGCTGGACTGGTTGGAGCAGCGCACCGGCAAGCCGGTACTGGGGGTGTTGCCCTACGTCACCGACCTGCACTTGGAAGCCGAGGACGGCATTGATCGACGCCAGTCGACCAAGGGCGATCGGCTGCTCAAGGTGATCGTGCCGGTGCTGCCGCGCATCAGCAATCACACCGACTTCGACCCGTTGCGCCTGCACCCGCAGGTGGACGTGCAGTTCATCGGCCCCGGCCAACCGATTCCGCCGGCCGACCTGATCATCCTGCCCGGCTCCAAGAGCGTACGTGGCGACCTCGCCCAGTTGCGTGCGTGTGGCTGGGAGCGCGCCATCGCCCGTCATCTGCGCTACGGCGGCAAGCTGATCGGCATCTGTGGCGGCTTGCAGATGCTCGGCCGGCACGTGCACGATCCGCTGGGCCTGGAAGGTCCGGCCGGGAGCAGCGAGGGCCTGGGGCTGTTCGACTACGCGACGGTGCTGGAAGCCGACAAGCAGTTGCGCAACGTCAGCGGCGTGCTGAGCCTGGAACAGGCGGCGGTGAGCGGCTACGAGATCCATGCCGGCGTCACCCAGGGCCCGGCGCTGGAGCAGCCTGCACTACGGCTGGCCGATGGCCGCGCCGACGGTGCCCTGAGTGCGGACGGACAGATCCTGGCCACCTACCTGCATGGCCTGTTCGAGGGCAGCGATTCGTGCGCGGCGTTGCTGCGCTGGGCCGGGCTCGAGGCGGTCGAGCGCGTCGACTACCACGCCCTGCGCGAGCGCGACATCGAGCGTTTGGCCGACCTGGTCGAACAGCATTTGGATACCGCGCATCTGCGTGCACTGTGTGGAGTCGCCTGA
- the cobD gene encoding threonine-phosphate decarboxylase CobD has protein sequence MLEHGGRLLRAVREYGIARQDWLDLSSGIAPWSFPIPEVPAQAWARLPEVEDGLEQAARSYYGVAQLLAVAGSQAAIQALPPLRPRGRVGVLWPCYAEHPQAWRQAGHRLLEFDETQVEDALDSLDVLVLVNPNNPTGRCVSREQLLDWHARLARRGGWLVVDEAFMDNTPALSVVDQAGRAGLIVLRSFGKFFGLAGVRLGFVMAEASLLQALAHALGPWTVSGPARIVGQACLADVEQQRAQIERCAQASARLATLLEGCALPVSGGCDLFQYLRHPCAAQLQDFLARRGILVRLFETPSALRFGLPADAADEQRLRQALQAYHKESA, from the coding sequence ATGCTTGAACACGGTGGACGTTTGTTGCGCGCGGTACGCGAATACGGCATCGCGCGTCAGGACTGGCTCGACCTGTCCAGCGGCATCGCGCCGTGGTCATTCCCCATTCCTGAAGTCCCGGCGCAGGCCTGGGCGCGGCTGCCCGAAGTCGAGGACGGCTTGGAGCAGGCGGCGCGCAGCTACTACGGCGTGGCGCAACTGCTTGCCGTGGCCGGTTCGCAGGCAGCGATTCAGGCGCTGCCGCCACTGCGCCCGCGAGGTCGGGTCGGCGTGCTCTGGCCCTGTTACGCCGAGCATCCACAGGCTTGGCGCCAGGCCGGACATCGCCTGCTGGAGTTCGACGAAACCCAGGTCGAGGACGCCCTGGACAGCCTCGATGTGCTGGTGCTGGTCAACCCCAACAACCCCACCGGACGCTGCGTGTCGCGCGAACAGTTGCTCGACTGGCATGCGCGTCTGGCCCGGCGCGGCGGTTGGCTGGTGGTGGACGAAGCGTTCATGGACAACACGCCGGCCCTCAGCGTGGTCGATCAGGCCGGGCGCGCCGGGCTGATCGTGTTGCGCTCGTTCGGCAAATTCTTCGGCCTGGCCGGTGTGCGGCTGGGTTTCGTGATGGCCGAAGCATCGCTGCTGCAAGCACTGGCCCACGCGTTGGGGCCTTGGACGGTCAGTGGTCCGGCCCGTATCGTCGGCCAGGCCTGCCTGGCCGACGTCGAGCAGCAGCGGGCGCAGATCGAGCGCTGTGCTCAGGCCAGCGCGCGACTCGCCACGCTGCTCGAGGGCTGCGCGTTGCCGGTCAGCGGCGGTTGCGACCTGTTCCAGTACCTGCGCCATCCATGCGCCGCGCAGTTGCAGGACTTCCTCGCCCGTCGCGGTATTCTCGTACGCCTGTTCGAGACGCCCTCGGCGCTGCGCTTCGGCTTGCCTGCCGATGCGGCGGACGAACAGCGCCTGCGTCAGGCCTTGCAGGCTTATCACAAGGAATCGGCATGA